The following coding sequences lie in one Rutidosis leptorrhynchoides isolate AG116_Rl617_1_P2 chromosome 4, CSIRO_AGI_Rlap_v1, whole genome shotgun sequence genomic window:
- the LOC139842028 gene encoding protein ALP1-like: MDFLALSIDLLFDSTSSEEEEEIQPRTCFQRQPRRFLNRDREAAGELLWNDYFCENPTFPDDIFKRRFRMRKVLFLRIRDGILQHSYTPNAPDHFTFFQQRPDALGRLGFSTIQKITCALRQLSYGMTADIFDEYIKMAEKTGYVTLNNFCKCIIDLYGRKYLWKPNAADIAWLYSAHEEKHGFKGMLGSIDCQYTRGDHGHPTIILEAVASYDMWIWHAFFGMAGSNNDINVLNHSPLFDSLRKDRVAPLPFEVNENHYPFGYYLADGIYPDWTTLIKGYSTPIEEPRKKFTKFQASARKDVERTFGVLQGRFAILKTPAQVMSVNKMRRIMYSCIVMHNTRR; encoded by the exons ATGGATTTTTTAGCCTTAAGTATCGATTTGTTATTCGATTCAACGTCGTCCGAAGAAGAGGAAGAAATCCAACCAAGAACTTGTTTTCAAAGACAACCACGACGTTTTTTAAATAGAGATCGTGAAGCAGCGGGTGAATTATTGTGGAACGATTACTTTTGTGAAAATCCGACGTTTCCGGACGACATTTTCAAGAGACGATTTCGGATGCGCAAAGTTTTATTTCTCCGTATCCGAGACGGTATTCTTCAACACTCTTATACTCCTAATGCCCCCGATCATTTTACTTTTTTCCAACAACGTCCGGATGCACTTGGACGTCTTGGTTTCTCAACTATTCAAAAAATAACTTGCGCGTTACGGCAATTGTCGTATGGGATGACCGCGGATATATTTGATGAATATATTAAAATGGCGGAAAAAACGGGTTATGTTACTTTAAATAATTTTTGCAAGTGTATAATTGACTTATATGGGCGGAAATATTTGTGGAAGCCTAATGCAGCTGACATTGCTTGGTTGTATTCGGCGCACGAGGAGAAACATGGTTTCAAGGGAATGTTGGGTAGTATTGACT GTCAATATACGAGAGGTGATCACGGTCACCCGACGATCATACTTGAAGCGGTTGCTTCATACGATATGTGGATATGGCATGCGTTTTTTGGGATGGCGGGTTCAAACAATGACATTAATGTGTTAAATCATTCTCCGTTGTTTGATTCCCTTCGTAAGGATAGAGTCGCACCTTTACCGTTTGAAGTAAACGAAAACCATTATCCCTTTGGTTACTACTTGGCGGACGGGATATATCCCGATTGGACAACACTAATAAAGGGGTATTCGACTCCTATTGAAGAGCCTAGAAAAAAATTTACTAAATTTCAAGCGAGTGCTAGAAAGGATGTTGAGCGTACATTTGGTGTTTTACAAGGTCGGTTTGCGATTTTAAAAACACCGGCACAAGTTATGAGTGTTAATAAGATGAGAAGGATAATGTATAGTTGTATTGTTATGCACAATACAAGAAGATAA
- the LOC139844178 gene encoding uncharacterized protein — MALRNTLRHRNQTCGVSCRHSRFVCTVASTSTSVVCGAVIDGAHASTSSAANDNGLLTSKGWINKHSCYQYRPYIQEIEQGSLKQSCTGAAYGKDQTVQDQLDALIYS, encoded by the exons ATGGCTCTTAGAAACACGCTTCGACATCGTAATCAGACATGCGGGGTGTCATGTAGGCATTCAAGGTTTGTTTGTACAGTAGCGTCGACTTCCACTTCTGTTGTTTGTGGCGCAG TTATTGATGGTGCACATGCTTCTACAAGTTCCGCTGCTAATGACAATGGGTTGCTGACTTCTAAAG GATGGATCAACAAGCACAGCTGCTACCAGTATCGACCTTACATCCAAGAGATAGAGCAGGGATCATTGAAGCAATCTTGTACAGGCGCTGCATATGGAAAAGACCAAACAGTTCAAGACCAACTGGATGCTCTTATCTACTCATAG